In the Longimicrobium sp. genome, CGTGGACGGACGCGAACCCGGGCAGGTCGGCGATCACCCGGCGCGCCCGCGTGTCGAAGACCAGCAGGGTGCCGGCGTTCATGTGCGCCACGTAGAGGCGCCCGGCCGCCGTGTCCACGGCCTGGTAGTCGAAGCGCACCGCCGGTCCCGGAAGCGCCACGTCGGCCACCGTCCGGAGCGGCGGCCCCTGCTTCCGTGACGCGGTGTCGGCCGGCAGCGTGCCCGTCTCCGATACGACGGCGCCCGCGCCGCAGTCCGGCGGCGGCGCGGGATCCGAGCCTCGGACGGAGCCGCAGCCGACGCCGGCCAGGAGCACCATCGTTCCAGCTCGCGTGAGGGCCCGCCAGCGATCGAGGAGTGGCATGATCCTCTCCGGAGGACGTCGCCGTCGCGCGCGCACCTGGCGAATGGGCAGTATCGTGATCTGGCATGCTGTTTCACGCGCTGTAACAACTGTATCACCAAGCGTTCGCCGGATCAAGGAAATCGTTCCGAGGGCCGGACTCCGGGATCGAGGAGGGGATCGGGATGGGAGACAGGATCGCGCTCTCATCTACTTCCAGCCGACCGGCGGCGGCCGCGCCGCGATCATGGGCGACTTCGTGATGACCGCCGCCGAGGTGAACCCCGTCATCCGCGCGCTGCGCGACAAGGGGATCGAGGTCACGGCGCTGGACTCCCACCTGCTGGGCGAGCAGCCGCGCCTCGTCTTCATGCACTTCTGGGCGAACGACGACGCGGTGAACCTGGCCCGCGGCTGCGCGCCGCACTCGCGCGGATGAGCGTGCGGTAGGCGTCCGCCGCTCCATCGCTTTCATGGGGCGGGAGCGGGGCAGGTCCGATGTGGAACAGGTGTCCCTACGGGGGCCGTCGTGGCGATGGGCGGCGCGTGTACTTCACGTGCAAGTGCCTGTCGCCACAGCTTTTGCAGCGTTTGCGGGCGTGGCGGCGCCACGGCGTGAGCCATGCAGAGGTGTTGTCCGGTCCGGCAGCACCGGTGCGGCGGTGAAGGGCGCACCCGGCAGATCATGCGCAGTTCCCTCAGTTGTTTCCCCCTCCCGAGAGGTCCCCATGACCACCTACCTGGACCGGTACGACGTGGCGGTGATCGGCACCGGCTTCGGCGGCACCATGACGGCGCTGACCGTGGCCGACACCTTCAAGTGCCGCGGCAAGGGCGAGTCGATCCTGATGCTGGAGCGCGGCACCTGGTGGAGCACGCCGGTCGGCACCGTGCAGGATCCCGAGGTGAAGACGCCGCAGTTCCTGCGGGACAACGGCCAGCCGGTGCAGTACTGGTCGTCGGTGGACCACTTCCGCGGCGCCGTCGACCTCCTGCTGCGCTGCTTCCGCCGCAAGGGGAACGAGGACGGGGTGTTCGAGCTGACGCGCTTCGGGACCAACGGCTTCCTGGGCTTCGGGGGAAGGAGCGACGGTGTCTCCATCCTGCGCGCCTGCGGCGTGGGCGGCGGGTCGCTGGTGTACGCGAACGTCACCATCCGCCCGCCGGAGCTCATCTTCGACGACCCGCGCTGGCCGGCGTGGTCGAAGCCCGAGCGGGACTGGTACTTCGAGCTGGCCCGCGACTCCATCGGCCACGGCGTGCTGTGGGCACGGTCCAAGCGGAAGGGCGCCTCGCCCGACGACCTGAAGAAGGTCAACGTCAACCCGGGCCTCAGCAACATCGCCACACGCACCATCCTGCTCGATCCGCACTTCGAGATCGTGCAGAACCCCGACGAGCCGGCCCATCCCGTCCGCCGCGTCGACGCGCACGGACCCGCGCCCGACCCGCAGCACCAGAACTGGATCGACCGGGCGCGCGTGTTCCAGAACGCGATGGCCGGGATCACCGGCGACTACGGCACCGTCGACTCGTCGATCAGCAACATCGAGTCGCACCCGATGCAGCCGGAGCCCGCGCCGGTGAACTTCTGCGAGCGCCAGGGCCGCTGCATCGTGGGGTGCCTGCCGGGCGCGCGCTTCACCTTGAACAAGCAGCTCATGCGCGCCTCGCTGGGCGGCACGCCCAAGCCCGACGGCACGCCGGTGAAGCCGTTCTACGACCGGCTTCACGTCCGCGCGCTCGCCGAGGTGGACGTGATCGAGGAGCTGGCCACGGGCGGCTACCGGATCCACTACGTCGTCCGCGACGCCGAGAAGCCCACCCGGGTGACGCGCCTGATGGTCGAGGCGAAGCGCGTGGTGGTGGCGGCCGGGTGCGTGGGAACGAACGAGATCATGCTGCGCAGCCGCGACCGCGGCACGCTGAAGAACCTCAGCCCGCGGCTGGGCTACGGCTTCTCGACGAACGGCGACTACCTCGGGTTCGTCGAGGACACCGAGAAGCACGTGAACCTCACCCGCGGCCCGATCACCACCTCGTTCGGGCACTTCAACACCCCGCAGTCGGCGATCACCGGCGGCCCCGCGCCGAACCCGGCGCAGTTCCACACCATCGAGGACAACGGCATCCCGCGGCCGTTCGCCACGCTGGTGGGGGCCGGCATCCCCCTGCTGCGCTCGCTCGCGAACGGGCGGCGTCCGTGGTACCTGGTGCTGAAGGCTGCACTCTTCTACGGGGTGAAGTACGTCGCGCGGATGTGGCGCGGGATCTGGACCGATCACACGCGCCGCAGCGAGTTCTTCGAGTCCGAGGACGAGCGGCTGAGCCGGATGATGTGCGTGGCGGGAATCGGGCGCGACGAGGCCCGGGGCGAGTT is a window encoding:
- a CDS encoding DUF1259 domain-containing protein produces the protein MGSIVIWHAVSRAVTTVSPSVRRIKEIVPRAGLRDRGGDRDGRQDRALIYFQPTGGGRAAIMGDFVMTAAEVNPVIRALRDKGIEVTALDSHLLGEQPRLVFMHFWANDDAVNLARGCAPHSRG
- a CDS encoding GMC oxidoreductase, which produces MTTYLDRYDVAVIGTGFGGTMTALTVADTFKCRGKGESILMLERGTWWSTPVGTVQDPEVKTPQFLRDNGQPVQYWSSVDHFRGAVDLLLRCFRRKGNEDGVFELTRFGTNGFLGFGGRSDGVSILRACGVGGGSLVYANVTIRPPELIFDDPRWPAWSKPERDWYFELARDSIGHGVLWARSKRKGASPDDLKKVNVNPGLSNIATRTILLDPHFEIVQNPDEPAHPVRRVDAHGPAPDPQHQNWIDRARVFQNAMAGITGDYGTVDSSISNIESHPMQPEPAPVNFCERQGRCIVGCLPGARFTLNKQLMRASLGGTPKPDGTPVKPFYDRLHVRALAEVDVIEELATGGYRIHYVVRDAEKPTRVTRLMVEAKRVVVAAGCVGTNEIMLRSRDRGTLKNLSPRLGYGFSTNGDYLGFVEDTEKHVNLTRGPITTSFGHFNTPQSAITGGPAPNPAQFHTIEDNGIPRPFATLVGAGIPLLRSLANGRRPWYLVLKAALFYGVKYVARMWRGIWTDHTRRSEFFESEDERLSRMMCVAGIGRDEARGEFRLGGRGQSTLRVRRDDGKPFHEDPIYRSMKASLDRFAEVLTGKKGSTFLSPFLNDAADALKAKSVSLSHPLGGCRIAQGAAEGVVDEYGRVFDTSKSGPNAVHAGLYIADGAIVPTSLGVNPSLTIAALALRCADRIVEELDPAGDPSACRQVGPIFSVVGEEVPVLPGA